Genomic window (Pseudomonas hydrolytica):
CAGCTTATTTTACTTACGCTGAGCTGCTCACGGTTTTACTGGGCTTGCGGCGTTTCGAGCCAACTCATAATCCCTTGGTCCACGGTTCGAGTCCGTACCTTCAAAGCCGCGCATTGCGCGGCTTTCGTATTTCTCGTCCCCTCTTAGCTGCGTTTCGCAGCCATTCAATTTTCCCTGAACCTTTCCCCTTTCCGCCCGGTCGGCTTAAAGAACCGTCGCGCTTCGCGACGCCAGCAAAGGATGCGCGATATGCCGAACCGCGCCAGCAGGATCGACGTTTCACAACTGCAACTCGAACAGCTATGGCAGCGTTATCAGCGGGTGCGCGCTGCCACGGAACGGCTCTGCGAGCCGCTGGAGCGTGAGGATTACGTGATCCAGAGCATGCCGGACGTCAGCCCGCCGAAGTGGCATCTGGCACATGTGACCTGGTTCTTCGAGGCCTTCGTGCTGCAGCCCTTCCTGCGCGGCTATCGCCCGCTGGATGAGCGTTACGACCATCTGTTCAATTCCTACTACAAGACCCACGGCACGCCCTTCGAGCGGGCGCGGCGGGGGTTGTTGTCGCGGCCGACGGTAAGCGAGGTGTACGCCTATCGCAGCCATGTCGATCTGGCCATGGAGCAGTTGCTCAACCGGATGGGCAGCGAGCTCGACGACGAGGTGCTGCAGCGGGTCGAGCTGGGGCTGGAGCACGAGCAGCAGCATCAGGAGCTGCTGCTGATGGATATCAAGCACATCCTGGCGCAGAACCCGTTGCGCCCGGTCTATCGCCGCGACCTCAAGCCGGGTGGCACTGAGGCAGGCAAGCTGCGCTGGATCAACTTTCCCGCCGGCCTGCGCCATGTCGGCCATGCCGGCGAGGACTTCGCCTTCGATTGCGAGCGGCCGCGGCATCGCGTGTTCGTCGAGGCCTTCCGGCTCGCCAGCCGGCCGGTGAGCAATGGCGAGTATCTGGAGTTCATCCGCGATGGCGGTTATCGCAGCACGGCGCTGTGGCTGGCGGACGGCTGGGACCATATCCAGCGCGCCGGCTGGCAGGCGCCGCTGTACTGGCAGCGCGAGGGCGACGACTGGCTGGAGCTGACCCTGGGCGGCCCGCGCGAGCTGGATCTGAATGCACCGGTCTGTCACCTGAGCTACTTCGAGGCCGAGGCCTTCGCCACCTGGGCGCAGGCGCGCCTGCCGCGCGAGGAAGAGTGGGAAGTGGCCGCGCAGGACGAACCGCTGTGGGGCAACTTCGTCGAGAACGATCATCTGCAGCCGGTGGCCGCGGGCACCGGCGATGGCCTGCAACAGCTCTATGGCGATGTCTGGGAATGGACCGCCAGCGCCTACCGGCCCTACCCCGGCTTTCGTCCGCTGGGCGGCAGCCTGGGCGAGTACAACGGCAAGTTCATGTCCGGGCAGATGGTGCTGCGTGGCGGTAGCTGCGCCACCCCTGAAGACCACGTTCGCCCCACCTATCGCAACTTCTTCTACCCCACGATGCGCTGGCAGTTCTCCGGCCTGCGCCTGGCCAAGGAGCTCTGAGCATGGCATTGGCAATCCGTACCCACGAACAGTCGATCAGCCCGGAACAGGAGGCGTTGCGCGAGGAAGCGCTGCGCGGCTTCGCCGCCCGGCCGAAGGCGATGTCGCCGAAGTTCTTTTACGATCACAGCGGCTCGCAGCTGTTCGAGCTGATCTGCCAGCAGCCGGAGTACTACCTGACGCGCACCGAGGAGACCATTCTGCGCCTGGCTGCGCAGGATATCGCCGCGCTGGCCGGGCGCAACGCCAGCCTGGTGGAACTGGGCAGCGGCGCCAGCCGCAAGGTCCGCCTGCTGCTGGAAACCCTGCGCCCGGCGCGCTACCTGGGCATCGATATTTCCCGCGAGTTTCTGCAGATCTGTACCCGCCGCCTGGCCGCCGACTATCGCTGGCTCGACGTGCACGCGCTGTGCGCCGACTTCAGCCAGCCCCTGACGCTGCCCGCCGAGGCGCTGGGGCAGCGCCCGTTGGCGTTCTTCCCCGGCTCCAGCATCGGCAATTTCGACCCGGATCAGGCCCGCGCCTTTTTGCGCAATCTGCATCAGGCCCTGCCGGCAGGCAGCGGTTTGCTGATCGGCGTGGATCTGATCAAGGATCGAAAGGTACTGGAGCGCGCCTACAACGACGCGGCCGGGGTCACCGCGCTGTTCAACCTCAACCTGCTCGAGCGCATCCGCAACGAGCTGGACAGCGACATCGACCCGCGCCGCTTCCAGCACCGGGCCTTCTACAACGAGGCGCAATCGCGCATCGAAATGCATCTGGTCAGCCGGCAGGCGCAGCAGGTGCGCATCGAGGATCGCGTGTTCGACTTCGCCGCGGGCGAGACCCTGCACACGGAGAATTCCTACAAGTACACGCCCAGCAGCTTCCGCGCTCTGGCGGGCGAATGCGGTTTCGCCTGCGCCGCCATGTGGCGCGACCCGGCGCAGCTGTTCAGCGTGCACTTTCTGCGGCGGGAGTGAGAGGCGGCGAGACATCCACCGCTGCGCAGGGTGGTTTGGCGGCGCCGACTGCCGGGTAGTCCAGGCGCAGAGGAGGCTGGTGCGCCGCGTAACCCACCAGACGAGGGACGGCGTTGCGCCGATGGTGGGTTACGCCGCCTCCGCTGCTGCGAGTCGCTCGGCAAGGTCACAGGCGGCTAACCCACCCTGCGAGAGCGGCGTTCGGCGTCTGTTGCGCAAACGCAGCGGCCACTGGGGTTTCAGCGTTTGGCGATGATGTACACCGCGTGGACGATGCCGGGGATGTAGCCGAGCAGGGTAAGCAGGATATTGAGCCAGAACGCGCCGCCGAAACCCACCTGGAGAAACACGCCCAGCGGCGGCAGGAGGATGGCGATGAGGATACGGATAAGGTCCATGGGGCACTCCTTGAGGTCGTACTGAAACAGACCCAATGGCGCGCCGTGCAGTTCAGCTAGTCGCACCGCCCCGATGCGCGCCGGGCGCTACGGACATGCGATCGCCCTTCGGCCGCGCCGCGGCTCGGACTGCGAACCAGGCGCTGGCGCCTCGCCGGATATGCCCCTAGTCTGAGGCCAGGATGGAAGCGCCCACTATGCCCGAACGATTCCAACAAGAACGCATCATCGTGGCCGACGATCACCCGGTGTTTCGCGACGGTCTCAGCCGTATCGCGCAGCGCGTGTTTGCGCAGGCGCAGGTGTGCGAGGCGGGGGATATGGATGAGGTCCTGAGCCTGGCCAATGCCGGGGCGGCGCCTTGCCTGTTCGTCCTTGATCTGCTGTTCCCCGGACAATCGCCGCAGGCCATTGGCGCGCTGCGCCAGCACTTCCCCTGCAGTTCGATCGTGATCGTCTCGATGGTGGATAACCGCGAGCTGATCGACGAGGTGATGGCGGCGGGCGCCGATGGCTTTATCGGCAAGGCGACGCCTCCCGATGACATCGCCGAGGCGCTGTTGGCGGTACGGGCGGGCGATTTCGTGATGACCCTGGGCCCGCCCGGCATACCGACCTTCGCCGAGGACAGACACCTGCTGGAGCAACTGACGCCGCGCCAGCAGGAGGTGCTGCAACTGGTGGTGCACGGCCTGTCGAACAAGGAAATCGCCCGCCAGCTGGATATCTCGCCGTTCACCGTGCGTATCCACGTGTCCTCGTTGCTGCGCACGCTGGATGTCGGGACCCGCGCAGCGGCTGCCGCCAAGGGCGCCAAGGCCGGCCTGAGCTAGGCTAGCCGGCCTGCTCCCTGAGCTTGAAGGTCACCAGTAGCGAGCGCAGCTGCGCCGGTTGCACCGGCTTGGGCAGTACCGGAATGTCCGTGTCGGCCAGCTCTTCCTGCACGCGGCGCACGTCGTGCCCGGTCATGACGATGGCCGGCACCCTCTGGCCGCTGACCGCCCGCACATGGCGGATGCAGTCGGCGCCGGAGACTTCGCTGCCGAGATCGAAGTCGGTGATGAGCAGATCGAAATTCGCCGACGCCTCGGGCAGCGCACTGTAGGTGGCCACCTCGCAGCCCCATTTCTGCAGCAGGGTCGCGGTGGCCAGCAGCACGTTCCGATCATCCTCGATCAGGCACACGCGCATGCCATCGAGCATGCGCGGTGCCTGCATGCCGCTGCGCTGCGCGGCCACCGCGCGGGCTGGCGCCGCTACCGGCTGCAGACCATCGATTGCGGCGAGCGTGCCGCGCCCCTCGACGGAACGGATGCGCACCTGCATGTGCATCAGCGCGCCCAGGCGCCTGACGATGGCCAGGCCCAGCCCCATGCCCTCGATATCGCTGTCGCGCGCCTGTCGCACGCGGTAGAACTCTTCGAAAATGCCGTCGAGATGCTCCTCGGCGATCCCCCGCCCCCGGTCGTACAGCTCGACCGAAAGCGTCTCGCCGTGGCGTCGGTAGCCAATCAGCACGGGGCGCCCCGGCGCGTACTTGAGGGCGTTGGACAACAGGTTCTGCAGCATGGTGGTCAACAGCCCCTGGTCGGCGAGCACGTAGACCGACGGGCAGCGCAGGCGAATCTCGACACCGGCCCAGCGTGCGGCCTCGGCATTCTGCTCGAGCAGTTGGCGCAGCACTGCGTGCAGCGCCAGCGGCTCCATCTGCGGCACCACCTTGCCGCTGTCGAGCGAGTACATGTCGAGAATCGAGCGGAACAGCCGCGCGACGCTGTGCAGGGACTTGTCGATGTTCTCCACCAGTTGCCGCTGCTCGGCGCCCAGGCTGCTGTCGCGCAGGCAGGCGGTGAACAGGCTGATGGAGTGGATCGGCTGACGCAGGTCGTGGCTGGCCTGGGCGAGGAACTGCGACTTGGCCAGGATCGCGGCCTGCTCGGCCTCGGCGGCCAGGCGCGAGCGTTTGAGCAGGGCATGCATGTACGCCGGCACGCTCAGGGTGGTCAGTGCCAGTGTGATCACCAGGTAGGGCTGGGTCTGCCAGTAGGGGGACGTGGCCAGGGTCACGGCCAGGGACATCATGGCCATGCAGGTCGCCAGCAGCAGATAGCCCGAGCCGTAACGCAGGCCGTAACCGACGGTGACCCAGACCAGAATGGCATAGACCGGCAGCATGGCGGCGCCGCCGGCGGCTATCACCAGGGTGATGCACACGTAGTCGTTGAGCATGGTGAACAAGCGCCGCGCAGGGCGATTGCCGGGACGGCGCCGAATGTCGTGCCACAGCAGCAGGGAAACGACGCAGAAGATCACCGCGAGCGTGAATATCTGCCCAGCCAGCCTCGTTTCGATCAGGGCCAGCTGGTAGAGCAGCAGTGTGTAGCCGATCGCGATTGGCGCGATGATCAGGCGCACTACCGCTTGGGCACGCTCGGTGTCGTAGGTGGGGGAAGCGGGCGCGAACATGGCAAATCCCTGCAGCGGCATCGATCCTGTGGCACCCACCATAGGCCGTAGCGGATGCCAGGCACAAGGCGGGCAATAGGCCGCTAGCACACCCGTACTATTTCGCCGCGTACCTGCCCTTCTTACACTCCGGACCATCGCTTCGACACCGGGTCGAAGCCCGGTGATCGAAGGGAGTTCACATGAACATCAAAGGAAGGTTAGGCGCTCTGTTCATCGCACCGATGCTGGCCACGCTCGCGGGATGCCTGCCGCAGAACGCGCAGAACCAGGGCCTGCACAACACCCAGATGGCCAACGACCCCTGCGCACCGAGCGCGACCAGCAGCCTGGTCGCCACTGGCCGCAGCCTGCTGGATATCGCCAACTCCGTGCTGGAAACCCAGCAGAGCTTCAACGGCAGCTCCACCAACTACGCGCAACGCGTGCAGGCCATGGAGAACGCGCAGAAGCTCAACCAGGGGCACAACGTGCTCAACAACGTGGAAAATCTCGCCGGCACCGCCAACGCGCCCTGCGTCCCGGCCGCCGCACCGGCCAGCGCGTCGCGCTGACCGATCCTCTCGCGCCGCAGCCGGGCGTTGACGTTCAGAAGCGCACGTCGAACTTGTCCAGCAGCAGCTCGGCCGGCAGGTCGCTGCTGACCAGCTGATTGCGCCCGCGCTGCTTGCCGCTGTACAGGCGGCGATCAGCGCTGCGGTAGAGCTCGGCGGCGCTGCGGCCATCCTCGGGCCAGGCGGCCAGACCGAAGGTGGCGGAAAGCGCGATCGGCTGGCCGTGGTATTCCAGCGGGCGTTCGGTGAGCTGCCGGCGCAGCGTTTCCACCAGCGGGCCGGCGCCGGCACTGTCGGTATGACGCAGCAGCAGACCGAACTCTTCACCACCCAGCCGCCCGAGAAAATCGGTGACGCGCAGGCGCTGCTGGAGCATCTGGCAGATGTGCTGCAGCGCCATGTCGCCCGCCTCGTGTCCCCATCGGTCGTTGACCTCCTTGAAGTGGTCGACGTCGAGCAGCACCAGCACCAGATGCCCGTTGCTGCGCTCGGCCTCCTGAATGCTGCGCTGCAACGCATGCTGGAAGCTGCCGCGGCTGGCCACGCCGGTCAGCGAGTCGGTCTGCGCCAACCGCTCCAGCTCCTCATGGGCCTGCATGCGCAGGCCATCGTAGATGTGCACGAACACCAGGATCAGCACGCCGCAGAGCGTGGCATTGCCCAGGTCGATCAAGCCGTGGGTGTCCAGGGTCAGGTGGTTGCCGGAGAAGTACAGCAGCAGGCCGGCAAGCATGAAGGGTGCGGTGAGCAGGAAGGCGCGGCGCTTGCCCAGCAGCAGGTAGGCCAGCAGCGGGATCATGTACAGCCACACGAAGGCGGCCGAGGACGCGTCCGGCATGACGATGATGTAGAGGATGAAACAGAAGGTCGGGATCAGGTACAGGTAGATCCACAGATACAGATGCCGCGCGCGCTCGATGCGCCAGGCGCCGAACAGCAGCAGCGCGGTGCACAGCACTTCGAGGATGGCGAAGGGGTAGTTGCCGGCCAGGGCCTGCAGCACGGCGAAGCCGCCCAGGGTCAGGCCGGTGGCGAGCAGGATGGTGCGCATCAGCGTGCGCTTGCCCGACTCGCGCAGCCCTTCGCAGTGCCCCGTGCCTACGTCCCTGTCATCGTTATGTTTGCCATCCACCATCTTCGCGCCTGTGCCGCCCCCGGAAATGCGCCCCCACCGCGCACCATCCGGCAACTATAGACGGCAAAGCGCAAGCACCCGCCGCTCTTACACCGCATAGCCGAGCACGCGCGGCAGCCACAGGGCGATTTCCGGGAAGATGGCCACCAGCAGCAGGGCACTGGACATCACCAGCACGAACAGCAGGGCCCAGCCCACGGTCTGCTCCAGCCGTATCTTGGCCACTTCCGCCGTGACCATCAGGTTGATCGCCACCGGTGGCGTGAACTGACCGATGGCGATGTTCATCGCCAGCAGGATGCCGAACCACACCGGGTTCCAGCCGAAGTGCTGCATCACCGGAATCAGGATCGGCATCAGGATCAGGTAGATGGAAATGGCATCGAGCAGCATGCCGGCCAGCAGCACCGCGAGCATCACCAGCGCCAGCAGCACCCAGCCGTTGTCCGACAGCGAGATCAGCCATTCGGCCAGATGACGGAAGGTGCCGAGCATCGTGCCGGCCCAGGCGAAGATGCCGGCCAGGGCGATGATCAGCATGACCACGCCGGAGATCACCCCGGCCTCGCCGCACAGGCGCCAGAGGCTGCGCCAGTCCAGTTCGCGGGTGACGAACAGGCCGATCAGCACGCCGTAGGTCACGCCGACCACAGCGGCTTCAGTGGGCGTGAACAGGCCGCTGCGCAGACCGCCGAGAATCAGCACCGGGGCGAACAGCGCCGGCAGCGCCTGCCTGAAGCTCGCGCCCAGCGGCGGACGCTCGCCCTGCTCCGGGGATTCCCAGCCATAGCGACGCGACAGCAGCCAGGCCGGCAGCAACAGCACCAGGCCGGCGAGAATGCCGGGGAACAGGCCGGCGGCGAACAGCGCGCGCAGGTCCACACCCGGCACCACGATGGAGTAGAGAATCAGCGCGATGGATGGCGGAATCAGAATCGCGGTGGCGGCCGAGGCGGCGATCAGCGTGGCCGAGAACGGCTTGGGATAGCCCGCCTTGGTCATGCTCGGCAGCATCACCATGGCCACCGCTGCCGCATCGGCAGGGCCGGAGCCGCTCATGCCGCCCATGATCAGGCACACCAGCACGGCGACGACGGCCAGGCCGCCATGACGCGGGCCGATCAGCGCCTGGGCGAAGCGCACCAATCTGAGCGCCACACCGGCCTTCTCGAACACCAGGCCGGTGAGGATGAACAGCGGGATGGCGATCAGCGGGTACTTGGCCACGCCGTTATAGGTGTTGGTGCCGAGGGTGGCGAGCATGTCCGGCGACAGCCCGGCGATGATGCCGATGGCGCCGGACAGGCCGAGGGCGAAGGCCACCGGCACGCCGAGCGCCAGCAGCACGGCGAAACTGAGGATCAGCCAGAGATCAGGGCTCATCGCTGATCCTCCCGCGCAGGCGATCGAGGGTCATCTGGGTCAGGCGCACGAACACCAGCAGCGCCAGGATCGGCAGCCAGATCACGTACCACCAGTTGGGCAGGCCCAGACCGGGCGACTCGGAATCCCACTGGAATTCCTCCCAGGCGAACTGACCGCCGAACCAGCACACCAGAGCCAGCACCAGCACGCCGGCCAGCCACTGCAGCAGGATCAGCGGCGTGCGCAGGCGCGGGAACAGGCGCTCGAGCAGGCCGATACGAATGTGCCGGTTGCTGCGCATGGCCACCGAGGCACCAGCGAAGGTGAGGATGACCAGCAGGAACACCGAGATTTCCTCGGTGAAGGCGAAGGATGCATCGGTGAAATAACGCACCACCACGTTGGCCAGGCTGATCAGGCTGATGATCACCAGGGCCAGGGTGGCGAGCACGCGCTCCAGCGGCGCGTCGACTTGCTTGCTCATAGGGACCTCGAATGACCGGGCAATACCATCGAGCGGTGGCGCCCCCTGCCCTCTCCCCCGGCCCCTCTCCCGCATGCGGGAGAGGGGAGCAGAGCAGGATGAGGGGGGCAAGCACCACTACGCCCCGTAGTGAGGGCTTGCGGTCAGATGGAACGAATCAGGGCTGGGCCACGGCCTTGCGCGCGGCGTCCATCAGCGCGTCGCCGATGCGCGGTGCCCATTTCTCCTGCACGCTGGCAGTGGCTTCGACGAAGGCGGCGCGCTCGGCGTCGCTCAGCTCGATCACTTCCACACCGCGCTCGCGCACATCGGCCAGGCGCTGGGCCTGGGCGCCACGCGACAGCTCGATCTCCCACTTGCCGGCGTCGATGGCCGCCTGGCGCAGCAGTTCGCGATCTTCCTCGGGCAGGCCTTTCCACACGCGCTGGTTGACGGCGAATACCAGCGGGTCGGCCATGTAGTCCCACAGGGTCAGGTACTTCTGGCCAACCTGGTCGACGCGCGCCACGTCGAAGACCGACAGCGGGTTTTCCTGGCCGTCCACCGCGCCGGTGGTCAGGGCCGGCTTGGCGTCGGCCCAGCTCATCTGCGTGGGGTTGGCGCCGAGCGCGGTGAAGGTGTCCTGGAACAGTGGCGAGCCGACCACACGGATCTTCAGGCCGGCCATGTCGGCCGGGCTGCGCACCGGCCTGGCCGAGTTGGACAGCTGGCGGAAACCGTTCTCGCCCCAGGCCAGCGGCACGATGCCGCGCTGCTCGATGGCGGCGAAAGCCAGCTTGCCGGCCTCGCCCTGGGTGATGGCGTCGAGGTCGGCATCGCTCTTCATCAGAAACGGCAGGGAGAACAGGTTGAGCTCCGGCACCTGCGGCGACCAGTTGATGGTCGAGCCCACGGCCATGTCGATCAGGCCCGAGCGCATGGCGGAGAATTCCTTGGTCTGGTCGCCGGCGACCAGTTGCGCATTGGGGTACACGCGCAGGGTGATGCGCCCTGCGGAGCGCTCGTTGACCAGGTCGGCCCACTTCTGCGCGGCCTGGCCCCAGGGGAAGGCGTCGGAAAGCACGGTGGAAACGGAGTATTCACGCGCCTGCGCGGTAGCGCAGAGGGCAGTCAGCGCAGCGCCGGCAGCGAGCGCGGAGAAGAGTCGCTTGAGTTTCATCGGGGCGTCCTTGTATGGATCTTGGTCGTTGTCGTTGTGGCACCGCAAAGCGGTGCGGATCCAGCGGTGAGCGGTTGGCTCGCCTGGCGCGCCTGGTCGGCACGCGAGAGGGACACGGCAGGTGTCACGACTGCCGGGCAGGCCTTGTGGGCGATCGGCAGGTGCCGGCGGGTTACGCGCAGCCGCCCAACTATTCCAGAAGCGCGCAGCGAATACCATTGTCCGATGTCTGTTGACATTGCCCATGCCAACGGCCGCTGCCCATAATCGCCGACACCTGACTTCGGACCTTGATTGATGGCCATTTCCCGTGACGACCTCGACCAGCACGGCCTGATCATCGGCGTGTCGCCCGAGCGCTTTCGCGCCGTGGCCATGCCGCTGCTGTTCGACCACCTCGACGCCCAGTGCGAGGGCACCATCGCGGTCAATCGCCAGGCGCGCATCGTCTGGATCAACGACAAGTACGCGCAGAAGGTCGGCATCAGCGATCCGCGCAGTGCGCTGGGCAAGGAGGTCGAAGAGGTGCTGCCGGCCAGCCGCCTGCGCGAGGTGGTGGAAAGCGGCCAGCCGAGCATGCTCGACCTGATGGCCTTCGGCGACGAGCACTTCGTGGTCACCCGCATCCCCCTGCGTGACGAGGACGGCACCCTGGTCGGCGCCCTCGGTTTCGTCCTGTTCGACCGCGCCCGCCACCTCAAG
Coding sequences:
- the egtB gene encoding ergothioneine biosynthesis protein EgtB, whose product is MPNRASRIDVSQLQLEQLWQRYQRVRAATERLCEPLEREDYVIQSMPDVSPPKWHLAHVTWFFEAFVLQPFLRGYRPLDERYDHLFNSYYKTHGTPFERARRGLLSRPTVSEVYAYRSHVDLAMEQLLNRMGSELDDEVLQRVELGLEHEQQHQELLLMDIKHILAQNPLRPVYRRDLKPGGTEAGKLRWINFPAGLRHVGHAGEDFAFDCERPRHRVFVEAFRLASRPVSNGEYLEFIRDGGYRSTALWLADGWDHIQRAGWQAPLYWQREGDDWLELTLGGPRELDLNAPVCHLSYFEAEAFATWAQARLPREEEWEVAAQDEPLWGNFVENDHLQPVAAGTGDGLQQLYGDVWEWTASAYRPYPGFRPLGGSLGEYNGKFMSGQMVLRGGSCATPEDHVRPTYRNFFYPTMRWQFSGLRLAKEL
- a CDS encoding TRAP transporter small permease, which gives rise to MSKQVDAPLERVLATLALVIISLISLANVVVRYFTDASFAFTEEISVFLLVILTFAGASVAMRSNRHIRIGLLERLFPRLRTPLILLQWLAGVLVLALVCWFGGQFAWEEFQWDSESPGLGLPNWWYVIWLPILALLVFVRLTQMTLDRLRGRISDEP
- a CDS encoding TRAP transporter large permease yields the protein MSPDLWLILSFAVLLALGVPVAFALGLSGAIGIIAGLSPDMLATLGTNTYNGVAKYPLIAIPLFILTGLVFEKAGVALRLVRFAQALIGPRHGGLAVVAVLVCLIMGGMSGSGPADAAAVAMVMLPSMTKAGYPKPFSATLIAASAATAILIPPSIALILYSIVVPGVDLRALFAAGLFPGILAGLVLLLPAWLLSRRYGWESPEQGERPPLGASFRQALPALFAPVLILGGLRSGLFTPTEAAVVGVTYGVLIGLFVTRELDWRSLWRLCGEAGVISGVVMLIIALAGIFAWAGTMLGTFRHLAEWLISLSDNGWVLLALVMLAVLLAGMLLDAISIYLILMPILIPVMQHFGWNPVWFGILLAMNIAIGQFTPPVAINLMVTAEVAKIRLEQTVGWALLFVLVMSSALLLVAIFPEIALWLPRVLGYAV
- a CDS encoding LuxR C-terminal-related transcriptional regulator — translated: MPERFQQERIIVADDHPVFRDGLSRIAQRVFAQAQVCEAGDMDEVLSLANAGAAPCLFVLDLLFPGQSPQAIGALRQHFPCSSIVIVSMVDNRELIDEVMAAGADGFIGKATPPDDIAEALLAVRAGDFVMTLGPPGIPTFAEDRHLLEQLTPRQQEVLQLVVHGLSNKEIARQLDISPFTVRIHVSSLLRTLDVGTRAAAAAKGAKAGLS
- a CDS encoding DctP family TRAP transporter solute-binding subunit, with protein sequence MKLKRLFSALAAGAALTALCATAQAREYSVSTVLSDAFPWGQAAQKWADLVNERSAGRITLRVYPNAQLVAGDQTKEFSAMRSGLIDMAVGSTINWSPQVPELNLFSLPFLMKSDADLDAITQGEAGKLAFAAIEQRGIVPLAWGENGFRQLSNSARPVRSPADMAGLKIRVVGSPLFQDTFTALGANPTQMSWADAKPALTTGAVDGQENPLSVFDVARVDQVGQKYLTLWDYMADPLVFAVNQRVWKGLPEEDRELLRQAAIDAGKWEIELSRGAQAQRLADVRERGVEVIELSDAERAAFVEATASVQEKWAPRIGDALMDAARKAVAQP
- a CDS encoding YqaE/Pmp3 family membrane protein, whose protein sequence is MDLIRILIAILLPPLGVFLQVGFGGAFWLNILLTLLGYIPGIVHAVYIIAKR
- a CDS encoding GGDEF domain-containing protein — encoded protein: MVDGKHNDDRDVGTGHCEGLRESGKRTLMRTILLATGLTLGGFAVLQALAGNYPFAILEVLCTALLLFGAWRIERARHLYLWIYLYLIPTFCFILYIIVMPDASSAAFVWLYMIPLLAYLLLGKRRAFLLTAPFMLAGLLLYFSGNHLTLDTHGLIDLGNATLCGVLILVFVHIYDGLRMQAHEELERLAQTDSLTGVASRGSFQHALQRSIQEAERSNGHLVLVLLDVDHFKEVNDRWGHEAGDMALQHICQMLQQRLRVTDFLGRLGGEEFGLLLRHTDSAGAGPLVETLRRQLTERPLEYHGQPIALSATFGLAAWPEDGRSAAELYRSADRRLYSGKQRGRNQLVSSDLPAELLLDKFDVRF
- the egtD gene encoding L-histidine N(alpha)-methyltransferase, whose translation is MALAIRTHEQSISPEQEALREEALRGFAARPKAMSPKFFYDHSGSQLFELICQQPEYYLTRTEETILRLAAQDIAALAGRNASLVELGSGASRKVRLLLETLRPARYLGIDISREFLQICTRRLAADYRWLDVHALCADFSQPLTLPAEALGQRPLAFFPGSSIGNFDPDQARAFLRNLHQALPAGSGLLIGVDLIKDRKVLERAYNDAAGVTALFNLNLLERIRNELDSDIDPRRFQHRAFYNEAQSRIEMHLVSRQAQQVRIEDRVFDFAAGETLHTENSYKYTPSSFRALAGECGFACAAMWRDPAQLFSVHFLRRE
- a CDS encoding ATP-binding response regulator, which encodes MFAPASPTYDTERAQAVVRLIIAPIAIGYTLLLYQLALIETRLAGQIFTLAVIFCVVSLLLWHDIRRRPGNRPARRLFTMLNDYVCITLVIAAGGAAMLPVYAILVWVTVGYGLRYGSGYLLLATCMAMMSLAVTLATSPYWQTQPYLVITLALTTLSVPAYMHALLKRSRLAAEAEQAAILAKSQFLAQASHDLRQPIHSISLFTACLRDSSLGAEQRQLVENIDKSLHSVARLFRSILDMYSLDSGKVVPQMEPLALHAVLRQLLEQNAEAARWAGVEIRLRCPSVYVLADQGLLTTMLQNLLSNALKYAPGRPVLIGYRRHGETLSVELYDRGRGIAEEHLDGIFEEFYRVRQARDSDIEGMGLGLAIVRRLGALMHMQVRIRSVEGRGTLAAIDGLQPVAAPARAVAAQRSGMQAPRMLDGMRVCLIEDDRNVLLATATLLQKWGCEVATYSALPEASANFDLLITDFDLGSEVSGADCIRHVRAVSGQRVPAIVMTGHDVRRVQEELADTDIPVLPKPVQPAQLRSLLVTFKLREQAG